A genomic window from Actinomycetota bacterium includes:
- a CDS encoding response regulator transcription factor has translation MHVKSVHIASDDAHTRAWVREAVTGLDLRVSEGGSADLVSALASGGVDLAVVDGGHAPEALLQKVERAAADGAEVSALAIVEPDALGSLRLPVRLPCDFLVRGASAEELSARVRALLWPGEEATDADIVRVGDLTLNLATYQATIAATPVDFTYLEYALFAFLVTHPNRTYGRETLLRRVWGTEYYGGSRTVDVHVRRIRAKLGPELAGRLETVRNVGYLW, from the coding sequence GTGCACGTGAAGAGCGTCCACATCGCGTCCGACGACGCACACACCCGTGCCTGGGTGCGCGAGGCGGTCACCGGGCTCGACTTGCGCGTGTCTGAGGGCGGCAGCGCCGACCTCGTGTCCGCGCTCGCGAGCGGGGGGGTCGACCTCGCCGTGGTCGACGGCGGGCACGCTCCCGAGGCGCTGCTGCAGAAGGTCGAGCGCGCCGCGGCCGACGGCGCCGAGGTCTCCGCGCTCGCGATCGTGGAGCCCGACGCGCTCGGCTCGCTGCGCCTGCCGGTGCGCCTGCCGTGCGACTTCCTCGTGCGCGGCGCGTCCGCCGAGGAACTGTCCGCCCGCGTGCGCGCGCTGCTGTGGCCCGGCGAGGAGGCGACCGACGCCGACATCGTGCGCGTCGGCGACCTCACGCTGAACCTCGCCACCTACCAAGCGACCATCGCCGCGACGCCGGTCGACTTCACGTACCTCGAGTACGCGCTCTTCGCGTTCCTCGTCACGCATCCGAACCGCACCTACGGGCGCGAGACGCTGCTGCGCCGGGTGTGGGGGACCGAGTACTACGGCGGCTCGCGCACGGTCGACGTGCACGTGCGGCGCATCCGCGCGAAGCTCGGGCCGGAGCTGGCGGGACGGCTCGAGACGGTGCGCAACGTCGGCTACCTCTGGAA